AGCGAACTACGCGTCCGCCCGGATGATATCGATATGTTTAACCATGTGCATAATAGTAAATACCTTGATTATGTACTGGCAGCACGTTATGAGCAAATGGAAAAATTCTACGGTATGCCTTGGGAACATTTTACCAAACAGGGGCTGGGCTGGGTTGTAAGCCATGTTGACATTAACTTTAAACGCCCGTTGTTGATGAATGACTTAATGCTGATTAGGACCGGTATTTTAACCATGAACGATAAAGGCTGTTCAGTTCAGTTCGAAATTATTAACCAGAAAACCGGAAAAGTGGCTTCAGATGGTGTTTTTGATTACGTACTGATTGATTTAACTACTGGCCGTGGAACAAAGGTTTCAGAAGAAATGATTAAAGCCTATAGTATATAGAAAGTGATTACACCAATTAAAGAGGTTATAAATCCCAGGGTTCCGTGTCTCCGTAGCAGAAAAAATCACAAAAACTAATCACTTTCACAAAAAGAAGTCATCTAAATTTGACAGTTCAAAATTTTATCTATCTTTGGTTTATCAAAAAGAACAGAGCCATGATAGTATCTGCAATCCGTTTGAGGTTCTAAATAACCGAGGATTCCCCTCCCTTTCAATTTTTAGATATGTACGCTTAAAGGCGTATCATTGGTTTATACCTTACACTTTACTTTATTATATGTCACATTCAACAAAGACGCAGGGCAAACTTTCGTCTTTTTTCGATATCCTCGTCCAATCTTTAAAAGGTCATGAGGTTGATTTAACTTCAATTAGTATCAAACGCGCAATTATTTTATTGGCCATTCCAATGATGCTGGAAATGGCTATGGAGTCGGTTTTTGCCTTAGTCGATCTGTATTTTGTTGGCCACTTGAAAAATAGTAGTCATGCGATACAAACTGTTGGTTTAACAGAATCGGTGTTAACCATTATTTACTCATTGGCCATCGGCTTGAGTATGGCCGCGACAGCGGTGGTTGCCCGCAGAATTGGAGAAAAAAACCCAGAAGCGGCATCAAAAGCTGGGATGCAAACCATTGTGATAGCTGTTTTCGTAAACATTATCATCAGCATACTGGGCTTCATTTACGCCAAAGATATTCTATTGCTCATGGGGGCCTCAACTGAAACTGCTGATCAAGGTGTGGCATTCGTTCGTATTATGATGGGCGGAAGCATCATTATTGTACTGTTATTCTTAATTAACGGAATTTTTAGGGGTGCAGGTAACGCAGCAATCGCCATGCGAAGTTTATGGATCGCCAATATTGCGAACATCATCCTCTGCCCTATTTTTATCAATGGTTTAGGGCCAATACCTGCATTTGGGTTAACAGGCGCTGCCATTGCCACAACAATTGGTCGTGGTTTGGGTGTTTCGTATCAGGTTTATAATCTGTTCAGTGGTAAAAACATATTAAAAATACGCATAAGCCACTTTTTGCCTGATTTTGTCCAGATTAAAGCTATCGTTAAGATTGCCGCTCCAGCTATCTTTCAATTCGTAATTGCAAGTTGTAGCTGGGTATTTTTAGCAGAACTGGTGGCCACTACCGGTGGTGATACAGGATCCGCTGGTTACCAAACTGCACTACGGCTGATGATGTTTTTTATGTTACCCGCCTGGGGTTTAAGCAATGCGGCAGCTACACTGGTTGGCCAGAATTTGGGTGCAGGTCATATAGATCGCGCTGAAAAATCGGTTTTCCAGACCCTCAAGTATATCATTATTTTCATGGCAGTAGTAAGTGTGTTGTTCTTAACCTGTGGACATTTGTTCGCTGCTTTCTTTACTTCAGATGAAAAAGTAATTGCCATTGCAAGCCAAGCTTTGAAAATTTTAAGCATCGGTTTTGTTATTTATGGGGCCGCAATGGTATTCAGTAGTGCATTTAACGGTGCAGGTGATACCTGGACACCTACAAAAATTAATGTTTTTGCATTTTGGCTGTTTCAGATTCCACTGGCTTACTTTTTAGCAAAATATTTAGAAATGGGGCCAACAGGTGTTTTTATTGCCATCCCGACGGCAGAAGCCGGTATTGCAGTAGCGGCATTTATT
The nucleotide sequence above comes from Pedobacter riviphilus. Encoded proteins:
- a CDS encoding acyl-CoA thioesterase; translated protein: MEKNQYSIFESELRVRPDDIDMFNHVHNSKYLDYVLAARYEQMEKFYGMPWEHFTKQGLGWVVSHVDINFKRPLLMNDLMLIRTGILTMNDKGCSVQFEIINQKTGKVASDGVFDYVLIDLTTGRGTKVSEEMIKAYSI
- a CDS encoding MATE family efflux transporter, translating into MSHSTKTQGKLSSFFDILVQSLKGHEVDLTSISIKRAIILLAIPMMLEMAMESVFALVDLYFVGHLKNSSHAIQTVGLTESVLTIIYSLAIGLSMAATAVVARRIGEKNPEAASKAGMQTIVIAVFVNIIISILGFIYAKDILLLMGASTETADQGVAFVRIMMGGSIIIVLLFLINGIFRGAGNAAIAMRSLWIANIANIILCPIFINGLGPIPAFGLTGAAIATTIGRGLGVSYQVYNLFSGKNILKIRISHFLPDFVQIKAIVKIAAPAIFQFVIASCSWVFLAELVATTGGDTGSAGYQTALRLMMFFMLPAWGLSNAAATLVGQNLGAGHIDRAEKSVFQTLKYIIIFMAVVSVLFLTCGHLFAAFFTSDEKVIAIASQALKILSIGFVIYGAAMVFSSAFNGAGDTWTPTKINVFAFWLFQIPLAYFLAKYLEMGPTGVFIAIPTAEAGIAVAAFILFKKGKWKKTMV